The nucleotide window GATGACTTATAGAAGTTTGGATCCGCCAGCTTGATGTGTGTGTATGGGGCTGCTAGGTCGGAGTCCAATGTGGTGGTCGGGCTGATGCGCATATAGCCGTTTATTGTCCTCACGTGGGTTGAGATGCGGGTATTTGTCCCGTGTCTGCCGCGCAGTACTACAAGGCAGCCGCGTTGACCGCCGATATGCGTCTGCTCCAATTTCAATTCTACTGCTAGGTCGCGCGCAATTAGCGACGTAGGGGCGCATGCGTCTATGAGCGCCCTGATTAGGTGTAGGCGTCCTCCTGCCTCGATCTTCACTACCGCCGTCGGTAAGATGGCTGTCGTTGGCAGCAAGGAATGAGCCACTCTGCCGGCTCGATTTGTTAGCCCGGCCCTGAAGGAGCTAGCCCGGTGCAGCTGGAGAGACCTGGTCTCCAGTCTGGCCGGGTTGTGCGCTTGGCGACGGCGCAGACGGCGTTTGTGTCCGCGACGTTCATGTTGCAGAAGGGGGCGGAAAGTCCGGGTTTCCGTTTCCCCTCGCTGTGATGGGCGGAAAGGCCGTGTTTCCGCTCCGATTTCAAGGAGTTCTCCCTCCTCCGGTTCTGGTTGGAGAGGCCTAGTCTCCGTTCCAGGGTCTGATGCATCAATGGAGAGGGCATCATCGGAACTTACTTGTTCGCTCCATGATTGGATTTGAGACACTGCGGGGCGGCGACGGGTATTTTCGCCGATGTGGAGCATCGTGTGGTGCTTCTCGTTGCAGCGCCGGCACCGTGCGTCGCTGGGGCAGTTCGCTGACCGGTGGTTGACCGCGAGGCAATTTATGCAATACTTCCCGATGAGTGCCTCCCGTAGGCGCTCCTCCGGTGTCTTGGCCCGGAAGGACGAGCAGAGCCGCAATGGATGCTTTCCCTTGCACAGCGTGCAAGAAAGCGGGTACCGGTTCGGGTGTAGCGCCGCGGTCTTCTTTAAGCTTCCATAGCGAGTCAtctttctgaaatgaatttgtTGACGATTTTGTGTTGCTTGGAATATTATCTACAACTGATTGGGTGGCGagaaaaagtgcataaattatattatacagATATTGCATAGTGTGTAGGCGGCCTTACGTGGTGTGAACTGCCTTACATTACCATAGTGTGTAGGCGGCCTCATGTGGTGTGACCTGCCTTACCTTACCatagtgttgcaaataataataaaataaaaacattttgccTTTAGCATCAAATTTATGTCGTTATCGTTTTATTTGTCGTATGTTTTCGACAAAGTGGCCTGGCAccaaagaaaatgttaaatacaatttggttaaataaatatattcaattctTTCTTGTCAATAAAATACTTCTTGCTCAGTAAATTCAAGGGCAATGCATACATGTACTGCGGTAGAAGGAGACTTTCGGTTTGCAATTGTGTTATTTgctaataaaaagtttatttgcaataaaaagtgaCTTTAAAATTCATAAGCATGAGTTGTGCCTCatggtttgaaaaaaaaagttttagattcattcttgtaaaatttttaaggcgaattaaaaaactaacGGCATGGCATCACCTTATGtcatgaatgaaatttttaaggcgaattaAAAACTGACGGCATGGCATCACCTTATGTTATGAATGACATTTTTATTGGTTAAGTGCGCACACGTGCGCAAAGAGATTTGACAGCCGGGTAAAAAGGTAAGTAGGAGACTATAATGAAATTCGccgatttatttaaatattttcctttttattacaGATTTACGGAATAAATTCGATAAAAGCAGTTGTCAAAGGAATGTTTGGTGATAAACCCAGCGAAAAGCGGTCAGCATGTTCCGACCTTATAGTCTTAGTGGCGCATAACGATGATCCAACCGATCAGATgcttgtttcctttttttttttttcgatgaaCCAAAAAATTGGCATCAAAACTATCAAAACATATTGCACGCGAATTCAAGAGGAGAATATACATCGTGCGATCGTAGTAGTGCAAGCAGGCATGACACCGTCGGCCAAACAATCTTTGGTTGATATGGCGCCGAAGTATATTCTAAAACAATTTCTTGAATCGGAACTTCTAATCAATATTACAGAACATGAACTGGTTCCTGAACATGTTGTAATGACACCAGAAGAAAAGCAAGAGTTACTGGCACGTTATAAACTGAAAG belongs to Bactrocera dorsalis isolate Fly_Bdor chromosome 1, ASM2337382v1, whole genome shotgun sequence and includes:
- the LOC125775570 gene encoding DNA-directed RNA polymerases I, II, and III subunit RPABC1-like is translated as MFGDKPSEKRSACSDLIVLVAHNDDPTDQMLVSFFFFSMNQKIGIKTIKTYCTRIQEENIHRAIVVVQAGMTPSAKQSLVDMAPKYILKQFLESELLINITEHELVPEHVVMTPEEKQELLARYKLKENMLMRIQAGDPVARYLGLQRGQVVKIIRSSETAGRYISYRLVC
- the LOC125775392 gene encoding uncharacterized protein LOC125775392; the encoded protein is MTRYGSLKKTAALHPNRYPLSCTLCKGKHPLRLCSSFRAKTPEERLREALIGKYCINCLAVNHRSANCPSDARCRRCNEKHHTMLHIGENTRRRPAVSQIQSWSEQVSSDDALSIDASDPGTETRPLQPEPEEGELLEIGAETRPFRPSQRGETETRTFRPLLQHERRGHKRRLRRRQAHNPARLETRSLQLHRASSFRAGLTNRAGRVAHSLLPTTAILPTAVVKIEAGGRLHLIRALIDACAPTSLIARDLAVELKLEQTHIGGQRGCLVVLRGRHGTNTRISTHVRTINGYMRISPTTTLDSDLAAPYTHIKLADPNFYKSSPIRLVLGADVYSRIMTQQVMPHTFGQFLAQGSIFGWVLSGTARY